A part of Streptomyces sp. DSM 40750 genomic DNA contains:
- a CDS encoding NADP-dependent oxidoreductase, with translation MRAFLVERYGNKAGLRAGEAPDPQVGADDVLIQIYAASVNPLDLKTLDGEFKAILPYRVPFVLGNDLAGVVVEVGAAVTRFAVGDEVYARPDKDRIGTFAELIAVHQDDVATKPAMLTMEEAASLPLVALTAWQVLVERAHIQPGQKVLIHGGSGGLGTIAIQLAKQLGAHVATTASTANVELVKRLGADIVVDYKKQAFETVLHDYDVVLDSIGGETLKKSLDVLKPGGNLISVAGPPDAAVARELGANPVIRLVMSALSFRIRRRARRRQVTYSFLFMKASGDQLRELTRLIDAGKIHPVVDTVFPFESTREALEYAENGRAKAGKVVVKIA, from the coding sequence ATGAGGGCATTCCTGGTCGAGCGCTACGGCAACAAGGCCGGCCTGCGGGCCGGCGAGGCGCCGGACCCCCAGGTGGGCGCGGACGACGTCCTGATCCAGATCTACGCAGCGAGCGTCAACCCGCTCGATCTCAAGACCCTGGACGGGGAATTCAAGGCGATCCTGCCGTACCGGGTTCCTTTCGTCCTGGGCAACGACCTGGCTGGGGTGGTGGTCGAGGTGGGCGCGGCCGTCACGCGGTTCGCGGTGGGCGACGAGGTATACGCGCGGCCCGACAAGGACCGCATCGGCACGTTCGCCGAACTCATCGCGGTGCACCAGGACGACGTGGCGACCAAGCCGGCCATGCTGACCATGGAGGAGGCCGCGTCCCTCCCCCTGGTCGCCCTGACCGCGTGGCAGGTGCTGGTCGAACGAGCGCACATTCAGCCGGGCCAGAAGGTGCTCATCCATGGGGGCTCCGGCGGCCTGGGCACCATCGCCATCCAGCTGGCGAAGCAGTTGGGGGCGCATGTGGCCACCACCGCGAGCACGGCCAACGTCGAGCTGGTGAAGCGTCTGGGCGCGGACATCGTCGTCGACTACAAGAAGCAGGCGTTCGAGACGGTGCTGCACGATTACGACGTCGTCCTGGACTCGATCGGCGGCGAGACGCTCAAGAAGTCCCTGGACGTGCTCAAGCCCGGCGGAAATCTCATCAGTGTCGCGGGCCCTCCCGACGCCGCTGTCGCCCGTGAGCTTGGGGCGAATCCGGTCATCCGACTGGTGATGTCCGCGCTGAGTTTCCGGATCCGACGCCGCGCCCGACGCCGTCAGGTGACGTACTCGTTCCTGTTCATGAAGGCCAGCGGGGACCAGTTGCGCGAGCTCACCCGCCTGATCGACGCCGGCAAGATCCACCCCGTCGTCGACACGGTCTTCCCGTTCGAGTCGACCCGAGAGGCGCTGGAGTACGCCGAGAACGGGCGCGCGAAGGCCGGCAAGGTCGTCGTCAAGATTGCGTGA
- a CDS encoding alpha/beta fold hydrolase yields the protein MCTYLADKAEDLSVEGASTTFTYRRMGPRGGVPLVLVNRFRGTIDWWDPEFLDLLAADHDVILFDNIGIGYTTGEPRDSIEGFADGAIEFIEALGLAQADLLGWSMGGFVAQHVALRRPDLVRKLVVAGSGPGPVPELPPLSEKVQGIMAKPDADVDDMLYLFYPETDAARAAGVEHLTKVSTRLAAGGPAVSETAAMRQREAIVKFMAVPFEQVRANLETIKQPVLYANGVHDVMVPALASYVAVQHLDSATLVLYSDAGHAFLFQHVKAFTTEVANFLAA from the coding sequence ATGTGTACCTATCTGGCAGACAAGGCCGAGGACCTGTCCGTGGAAGGCGCTTCCACAACGTTCACCTACCGGCGGATGGGGCCACGGGGCGGCGTCCCCCTGGTCCTGGTGAACCGCTTCCGCGGGACCATCGACTGGTGGGACCCGGAGTTCCTGGACCTCCTGGCCGCCGACCACGACGTGATCCTCTTCGACAACATCGGGATCGGCTACACGACCGGCGAACCGCGCGACTCCATCGAAGGATTCGCCGACGGCGCCATCGAATTCATCGAGGCCCTCGGCCTGGCGCAGGCCGACCTGCTCGGATGGTCCATGGGCGGTTTCGTGGCCCAGCACGTGGCGCTGCGGCGGCCCGACCTCGTCCGCAAGCTGGTCGTGGCGGGCAGCGGTCCGGGCCCGGTGCCCGAGCTGCCGCCGTTGTCCGAGAAGGTGCAGGGCATCATGGCCAAGCCCGACGCCGACGTGGACGACATGCTCTACCTGTTCTACCCCGAGACCGACGCGGCCCGCGCCGCCGGGGTCGAGCACCTCACCAAGGTCTCGACACGACTGGCCGCCGGGGGCCCTGCGGTGTCCGAGACAGCGGCGATGCGCCAACGCGAGGCGATCGTCAAGTTCATGGCGGTTCCGTTCGAGCAGGTACGGGCGAACCTGGAGACCATCAAGCAGCCCGTCCTGTACGCCAACGGCGTCCACGACGTGATGGTCCCCGCCCTGGCCTCCTACGTCGCCGTCCAGCATCTCGACTCGGCCACCCTGGTCCTTTACAGCGACGCCGGCCACGCCTTCCTGTTCCAGCACGTCAAGGCCTTCACGACCGAAGTGGCCAACTTCCTCGCCGCCTGA
- a CDS encoding TetR/AcrR family transcriptional regulator yields the protein MTETSNNASVGVTAERSDAARNRSRLLEAAAQLIDEQGAENVTMREVAEAARVGKGTLFRRFGDRNGLLLALLDEAEAEFQEAHTAGPPPLGPGAPAGDRLATSGCALLERVAADADPGAALGRQVPYARRNASDTGRALHCHVSTLLRETGVDADHDMLAHALLAFTSFEAADHLRKERGVDTARLQATWVDLVRRLAQPKGP from the coding sequence GTGACGGAGACATCGAACAACGCATCGGTCGGCGTCACCGCCGAGCGATCCGATGCCGCGCGCAATCGCTCCCGGCTACTGGAAGCGGCCGCACAACTGATCGACGAACAGGGAGCCGAGAATGTGACGATGCGGGAGGTCGCCGAAGCGGCCCGCGTGGGAAAGGGCACGCTCTTTCGCCGGTTCGGCGACCGCAACGGCCTCCTGCTCGCTCTCCTCGACGAAGCCGAGGCGGAGTTCCAGGAGGCGCATACCGCAGGTCCTCCTCCCCTGGGGCCAGGAGCACCTGCGGGAGATCGTCTGGCGACGTCCGGCTGCGCCCTGCTCGAGCGCGTCGCCGCCGACGCGGACCCGGGCGCCGCGCTGGGACGCCAGGTGCCCTACGCACGCCGCAACGCCTCGGACACCGGCCGAGCCTTGCACTGTCACGTCTCAACTCTCCTGCGCGAAACGGGGGTTGACGCAGACCACGACATGCTCGCCCACGCCCTTCTCGCCTTCACGAGCTTCGAAGCGGCGGACCACCTGCGCAAGGAGCGGGGGGTGGACACCGCACGCCTGCAGGCCACCTGGGTGGACCTGGTACGGCGGCTGGCCCAACCCAAGGGACCATGA
- a CDS encoding GtrA family protein translates to MKSLVLPKTMPAAVDEARGAERTDSATVAERRNPGTPGPLASFTRFVLFGGGVGVASSTAVAGLAGLMPWTVANALITVASTLLSTELHARFTFGAGHAGWRQHWQSAGSATAAYVVTSTAVLVLHLVQPSAGVLYEQVVYLTAAGLAGVGRFLVLRVFVFAGGRTRTTVRAMSPAPARETGAKASLLFPVPAL, encoded by the coding sequence ATGAAGTCGCTGGTCTTGCCGAAGACAATGCCGGCGGCAGTGGACGAGGCGCGGGGTGCGGAACGGACGGACAGCGCTACGGTCGCGGAGCGACGGAACCCGGGCACCCCCGGCCCACTCGCCTCCTTCACCCGCTTCGTCCTGTTCGGCGGCGGTGTCGGGGTCGCGTCCAGCACTGCCGTGGCCGGGCTCGCCGGACTGATGCCCTGGACTGTGGCGAATGCTCTGATCACCGTCGCCTCGACTCTCCTCAGTACGGAACTCCACGCACGCTTCACCTTCGGGGCAGGGCATGCCGGATGGCGCCAGCACTGGCAGTCCGCGGGGTCTGCCACGGCCGCCTACGTGGTGACCTCCACCGCGGTGCTCGTCCTGCACCTCGTGCAGCCGTCGGCCGGAGTGCTCTACGAGCAGGTCGTCTACCTCACCGCCGCCGGGCTCGCCGGTGTCGGGCGTTTCCTGGTGCTGCGGGTGTTCGTCTTCGCCGGTGGCCGGACCCGGACCACGGTGCGGGCCATGAGCCCGGCGCCGGCACGGGAAACGGGCGCCAAGGCGTCCCTGCTCTTCCCGGTACCGGCGCTGTGA